The Desulfobotulus mexicanus genomic interval TAAAAATCCGGACACACCCCCTTCGCCGGAAGAGGTACTGCAGTACCTTGCGGATCAGGGACACGAAAGGACAGTTCTTCAATCCCTGCACGTTGTCTGTGCGGCAGAATTTCACAAACTGATTCCCATCTGCAAAAAAGCCACCCTTGAAACTCACCTTAGCCTCCCTCTTCTGGCATCCATGGAAGACTGCAGGGCTGCTGCCCTTGCCATGGACGGAATTTCCGGACTCCCAGAGGATACGGCAGCGGTACTGGCCCTGCACGGCTCTTCCCACCCCGGTGGTGCCCTCTTTCATCTCATGGGAAAAACCTTCAGGGAGGTGTGGGGGAATCGGGCCTTTTACGGCATGATTGAAGGGGAACCCGGAGGGACTGCAACGGCAGCGGTCATAAAAAAAGCAGGTTTTTCCAAAGCAGTGGTATTTCCCTTTACACTTGTTACGGGAAGACATTTCAAAGAAGATCTTACAGGAGAGAAAAATTCCTGGCATACCGCATTCATGGAGGCCGGAGTCAGACC includes:
- a CDS encoding sirohydrochlorin cobaltochelatase, coding for MDRIPVILTAFGTRENTSRVRDFMEAHFSKNFPDCNFHWAFAARSVQKNKNPDTPPSPEEVLQYLADQGHERTVLQSLHVVCAAEFHKLIPICKKATLETHLSLPLLASMEDCRAAALAMDGISGLPEDTAAVLALHGSSHPGGALFHLMGKTFREVWGNRAFYGMIEGEPGGTATAAVIKKAGFSKAVVFPFTLVTGRHFKEDLTGEKNSWHTAFMEAGVRPDFHAEGIGMNPAIADIFCAHLRHVL